In the Peromyscus maniculatus bairdii isolate BWxNUB_F1_BW_parent chromosome 20, HU_Pman_BW_mat_3.1, whole genome shotgun sequence genome, one interval contains:
- the Tmem65 gene encoding transmembrane protein 65 isoform X2, with product MSRLLPLLGSRTVRSLRPGPAAAPRPPSWCSCGRGLLALGVPGGPRLLGTHPKKEPMEALNTAQGARDFIYSLHSTERSCLLRELHRFESIAIAQEKLEAQPPTPGQLRYVFFHNAIPFIGFGFLDNAIMIVAGTQIELSIGIILGISTMAAAALGNLVSDLAGLGLAGYVEALASRLGLSIPDLTPKQVDMWQTRVSTHLGKAVGVTIGCILGMFPLFFFGGGEEDEKLETTN from the exons ATGTCccggctgctgccgctgctggggAGCCGGACGGTGCGCAGCCTGAGGCCGGGCCCTGCCGCCGCGCCCCGCCCGCCGTCCTGGTGCAGCTGCGGCCGGGGGCTGCTGGCGCTCGGGGTCCCCGGCGGTCCCCGGCTCCTGGGCACCCACCCCAAGAAGGAGCCCATGGAGGCGCTGAACACGGCGCAGGGCGCGCGCGACTTCATCTACAGTCTGCACTCCACCGAGAGGAGCTGCTTGCTCAGAGAGCTGCACCGCTTCGAGTCCATTGCCATCGCCCAAG AAAAATTGGAAGCTCAACCACCCACTCCAGGACAACTGAGATACG TATTCTTCCACAATGCGATACCTTTCATAGGGTTTGGCTTTTTGGATAATGCAATTATGATTGTTGCA GGAACCCAGATTGAATTGTCTATTGGAATTATTTTGGGAATTTCAACAATGGCAG CTGCTGCTTTGGGAAATCTTGTTTCAGATTTAGCTGGACTTGG ccTTGCAGGTTACGTTGAGGCCTTGGCTTCCAGGTTAGGCCTATCAATTCCTGATCTTACACCAAAGCAAGTTGACATGTGGCAAACGCGTGTTAGCACACATCTG GGCAAGGCTGTTGGAGTGACTATTGGCTGCATTCTAGGAATgttccctttgtttttctttggaggAGGTGAAGAAGATGAAAAACTGGAAACGACAAATTAA
- the Tmem65 gene encoding transmembrane protein 65 isoform X1: MSRLLPLLGSRTVRSLRPGPAAAPRPPSWCSCGRGLLALGVPGGPRLLGTHPKKEPMEALNTAQGARDFIYSLHSTERSCLLRELHRFESIAIAQACRFPKPEMVIVKRAEEVSSAETPDSFEKLEAQPPTPGQLRYVFFHNAIPFIGFGFLDNAIMIVAGTQIELSIGIILGISTMAAAALGNLVSDLAGLGLAGYVEALASRLGLSIPDLTPKQVDMWQTRVSTHLGKAVGVTIGCILGMFPLFFFGGGEEDEKLETTN, translated from the exons ATGTCccggctgctgccgctgctggggAGCCGGACGGTGCGCAGCCTGAGGCCGGGCCCTGCCGCCGCGCCCCGCCCGCCGTCCTGGTGCAGCTGCGGCCGGGGGCTGCTGGCGCTCGGGGTCCCCGGCGGTCCCCGGCTCCTGGGCACCCACCCCAAGAAGGAGCCCATGGAGGCGCTGAACACGGCGCAGGGCGCGCGCGACTTCATCTACAGTCTGCACTCCACCGAGAGGAGCTGCTTGCTCAGAGAGCTGCACCGCTTCGAGTCCATTGCCATCGCCCAAG CATGCAGATTTCCCAAGCCCGAGATGGTCATTGTGAAGCGGGCGGAGGAGGTATCGTCAGCAGAGACCCCTGATAGTTTTG AAAAATTGGAAGCTCAACCACCCACTCCAGGACAACTGAGATACG TATTCTTCCACAATGCGATACCTTTCATAGGGTTTGGCTTTTTGGATAATGCAATTATGATTGTTGCA GGAACCCAGATTGAATTGTCTATTGGAATTATTTTGGGAATTTCAACAATGGCAG CTGCTGCTTTGGGAAATCTTGTTTCAGATTTAGCTGGACTTGG ccTTGCAGGTTACGTTGAGGCCTTGGCTTCCAGGTTAGGCCTATCAATTCCTGATCTTACACCAAAGCAAGTTGACATGTGGCAAACGCGTGTTAGCACACATCTG GGCAAGGCTGTTGGAGTGACTATTGGCTGCATTCTAGGAATgttccctttgtttttctttggaggAGGTGAAGAAGATGAAAAACTGGAAACGACAAATTAA